From Passer domesticus isolate bPasDom1 chromosome 5, bPasDom1.hap1, whole genome shotgun sequence, the proteins below share one genomic window:
- the LOC135301675 gene encoding inositol 1,4,5-trisphosphate receptor-interacting protein-like, with protein MQERQELLDQEMARLLQELEQGPLDEGWAAVLFGALQQWPFWALAGVLLLLGLCFSCRRRSREASSSGKDQSSCNNFGHDESGTQQEEDSPYSEEGKENTDVTVEADNNGSGSDREGSPMAADEGDDDIIEGNCDIKVEEDSDVYNDNGHELKKDEGWNDGNVPGDNTAEETEEEPGNVAEKAEGVDEGEEGENKDVQVEEDNDVNSDNGHELKKDHGWNDGNVPGDNTAEETEEEPGNVAEKTEEVDEADEGENKDLQVEQDKNAGKEEEDGNEENTNGPHMKAGNHDDVNEAEDNVNGQEVYTDVKVQESSDASEQRSRDCTEQEDRGERGNEEAHSSFAETEEEKKEVIEEDESDRNKVEEQGDPNVEENKKEERKEDEQGNVAASEKEDSDGDKEESSSGGTEDGEDTQDAGNGGTENEEDTQDAGNEGAILFVDHIEWPVEELEQGCSVTAELMESFTRVFVDSVSNSFYPVPQEAIGVGSAFEGWSPREWDGVYRVLVPLNPPPGHAFHLELNSAGQMAARTFSVRVELVCTCEREQLGEKLLCFLHHSQEELWRKQKRSLLETLCTGSYLDVEKTSHWFHQLVRCSWLHVPQSYSWHLVFQPCSRSCQFQLTKGKKSLMVEILFGVRQGDSDIFVISQPTEPQKGGSINFMSSQPAEAKLITSTAWPETYAVAEAKFFQHIARQLPCHSLHLKCLQVFTCILRGTGFSSYTWKTVVMHVLTTVPLSQWRRREFERRLWDIMAYLHRCLQLKRLEHFVQGSEKLPAEISVSPATQRVEPLNLFEHLARDPATHRELMQTYGQLRFRLWTMLSSH; from the coding sequence ATGCAGGAGcgtcaggagctgctggaccaGGAGATGGCtcggctgctgcaggagctggagcaggggccCCTGGACGAGGGCTGGGCAGCCGTGCTCTTtggtgctctgcagcagtggCCATTCTGGGCTCTTGCTGGAGTCCTGCTCCTCTTGGGCCTGTGCTTtagctgcaggagaaggagccGTGAGGCCAGCAGCAGCGGCAAGGACCAGAGCTCCTGCAACAACTTTGGACACGACGAGAGTGGAACACAACAGGAAGAAGACAGTCCTTATTCGGaggaaggcaaagaaaacacTGATGTAACTGTGGAGGCTGACAACAACGGGAGCGGAAGTGACAGAGAAGGCAGTCCCATGGCTGCAGATGAAGGAGACGATGACATCATTGAAGGGAATTGTGACATCAAGGTGGAGGAAGACAGCGATGTTTACAATGACAATGGCCATGAGTTAAAGAAGGATGAAGGATGGAATGATGGGAATGTGCCAGGAGATAACACTGCTGAAGAAACTGAAGAAGAACCTGGCAACGTTGCAGAAAAGGCAGAAGGGGTGGatgaaggagaagaaggagaaaacaagGATGTACAGGTGGAGGAAGACAATGATGTTAACAGTGACAATGGCCACGAGTTAAAGAAAGATCATGGATGGAATGATGGGAATGTGCCAGGAGATAATACTGCTGAAGAAACTGAAGAAGAACCTGGCAACGTTGCAGAAAAGACCGAAGAGGTGGATGAAGCAGATGAGGGAGAAAACAAGGATTTACAGGTGGAGCAAGACAAAAACgctggaaaggaagaagaagatgGGAATGAAGAAAACACCAATGGCCCACATATGAAGGCAGGCAACCATGATGATGTAAATGAAGCTGAGGACAACGTAAATGGACAGGAAGTATACACGGATGTGAAGGTGCAGGAAAGCAGTGATGCCAGTGAACAGAGAAGCAGGGATTGCACTGAGCAGGAAGATAGAGGTGAACGTGGGAATGAAGAAGCCCACAGTTCCTTTGCTGAaactgaggaagaaaagaaggaagttATAGAAGAAGATGAAAGTGATAGAAACAAGGTTGAAGAGCAAGGTGATCCGAATgtggaggaaaacaagaaggaggagagaaaagaagaTGAACAAGGTAACGTGGCTGCCAGTGAAAAAGAAGACAGTGACGGTGACAAggaagaaagcagcagtggTGGAACAGAAGATGGAGAAGACACCCAAGATGCTGGGAATGGTGGAACAGAAAACGAAGAAGACACCCAAGATGCTGGGAATGAGGGAGCCATCCTTTTTGTGGATCACATAGAGTGGCctgtggaggagctggagcaaggTTGCTCAGTGACAGCTGAGCTGATGGAGAGTTTCACGCGTGTCTTTGTGGACAGCGTGAGCAATAGCTTCTACCCAGTGCCTCAAGAAGCCATTGGAGTGGGCAGTGCCTTTGAGGGTTGGAGTCCCCGCGAGTGGGATGGCGTGTACCGTGTGCTGGTCCCGCTGAATCCCCCGCCAGGCCATGCCTTCCACCTAGAACTGAACAGTGCGGGGCAGATGGCAGCAAGGACCTTCAGCGTCCGTGTGGAGCTGGTGTGCACATGCgagagggagcagctgggcgAGAAGCTGTTGTGCTTCCTGCACCACtcgcaggaggagctgtggcgGAAGCAGAAGCGCAGCCTCCTAGAGACACTCTGCACCGGCTCCTACCTGGACGTGGAGAAGACCTCCCACTGGTTCCACCAGCTGGTGAGATGCTCCTGGCTGCACGTGCCTCAGTCCTACTCATGGCACTTGGTGTTTCAGCCCTGCAGCCGGTCCTGCCAATTCCAGCTTACCAAAGGCAAGAAGAGCCTGATGGTGGAGATTCTCTTTGGAGTGCGCCAAGGGGACTCCGACATCTTTGTCATCAGCCAGCCCACAGAGCCCCAGAAAGGTGGCTCCATCAACTTTATGAGCAGTCAGCCTGCCGAGGCCAAGCTCATCACAAGCACAGCGTGGCCTGAGACGTACGCTGTGGCAGAGGCGAAATTCTTCCAGCACATCGCCAGGCAGCTGCCCTGTCACAGCTTGCACCTGAAATGCCTGCAGGTCTTCACCTGCATCCTGAGGGGCACAGGGTTTTCCAGCTACACCTGGAAGACGGTGGTCATGCATGTGCTGACCACAGTACCGCTGTCCCAGTGGCGCAGGAGGGAATTTGAACGGCGGCTGTGGGACATCATGGCCTACCTGCACCGCTGCCTGCAGTTGAAACGCCTGGAGCACTTTGTGCAAGGCAGTGAGAAGCTTCCTGCAGAGATCAGCGTGTCGCCAGCAACACAAAGGGTTGAGCCGCTCAACCTCTTCGAGCACCTGGCCCGAGATCCAGCCACCCATAGGGAGCTGATGCAAACATATGGCCAGCTGCGATTTCGCCTCTGGACGATGCTCTCCAGCCACTGA